The following are encoded together in the Bradyrhizobium algeriense genome:
- a CDS encoding DUF1801 domain-containing protein — protein MAGKTSAKSAKVTKEAAAKKPVLLSGGNPQIAKGDGDAPVQAYIAAMPGWKRDVGRHLDALIVRTVPGVRKAVKWNTPFYGVEDQGGWFIAFHCFTKYVKVTFFRGTSLRPVPPGESKHKEVRYLDIREDEQPDEAQLVAWVKQASQLPGERM, from the coding sequence ATGGCCGGCAAGACGTCCGCGAAGTCGGCGAAGGTCACAAAGGAGGCCGCCGCAAAAAAGCCTGTCCTGCTCTCAGGCGGCAATCCTCAGATCGCGAAGGGGGACGGCGACGCCCCCGTCCAAGCCTACATCGCGGCCATGCCGGGCTGGAAACGCGACGTCGGGCGCCACCTCGATGCGCTCATCGTGCGCACCGTCCCCGGTGTGCGAAAGGCCGTCAAATGGAACACGCCCTTCTATGGCGTCGAGGATCAGGGCGGCTGGTTCATCGCCTTTCACTGTTTCACGAAGTACGTCAAAGTGACGTTCTTCCGCGGCACGTCCCTGCGCCCTGTCCCGCCCGGCGAGTCCAAGCACAAGGAAGTGCGCTACCTCGACATTCGCGAGGACGAGCAGCCCGACGAAGCTCAGCTTGTCGCCTGGGTGAAGCAAGCCAGCCAATTGCCCGGCGAACGAATGTGA
- a CDS encoding SRPBCC domain-containing protein, whose protein sequence is MTNTTTETRSVVVEREMPHAPEKLWRALTQPHLMEEWLMKNDFKPAVGHRFNLRGDWGGVLDCEVLAIEPNKALSYTWNFKHEDAAFNLQSVVTFTLTPTRTGTLLRMEQTGFRPDQKQAYGGAHAGWKQFFAKLEEVVARTD, encoded by the coding sequence ATGACCAACACCACGACCGAAACCCGCTCCGTCGTCGTCGAACGCGAGATGCCGCATGCCCCGGAAAAGCTCTGGCGTGCGCTTACGCAACCGCACCTGATGGAGGAATGGCTGATGAAGAACGACTTCAAGCCAGCCGTGGGCCACCGTTTCAATCTTCGCGGCGACTGGGGCGGCGTGCTGGACTGCGAGGTCCTCGCCATCGAGCCGAACAAGGCGCTGTCCTACACCTGGAATTTCAAGCACGAGGATGCGGCCTTCAATCTGCAGAGCGTGGTGACGTTTACGCTCACGCCGACGCGCACGGGGACCTTGCTGCGCATGGAGCAGACGGGCTTCCGGCCGGATCAGAAGCAGGCCTACGGCGGCGCCCACGCCGGATGGAAGCAGTTCTTCGCGAAACTGGAAGAGGTCGTGGCGCGAACGGACTGA
- a CDS encoding metalloregulator ArsR/SmtB family transcription factor yields MLNAHDVLFRTLADPSRRAIFERLCREGEQTVGALTARAGISQPAVSKHLGVLKQAGLVRDRHQGRQTHYSAHLGALAPLIDWTSEMAGFWQRKFDDLEDLLKRMDQ; encoded by the coding sequence ATGCTGAACGCCCACGACGTGCTCTTCCGAACTCTAGCCGATCCTTCCCGTCGGGCGATCTTCGAGCGGCTGTGCCGCGAAGGAGAGCAGACGGTGGGAGCCCTGACGGCGCGGGCCGGGATCTCGCAACCGGCGGTCTCGAAACATCTCGGCGTTCTCAAGCAGGCCGGGCTGGTGCGCGACCGCCATCAAGGTCGGCAGACGCACTACAGCGCGCATCTCGGCGCCCTGGCCCCGCTGATCGACTGGACGAGCGAGATGGCGGGGTTCTGGCAGAGGAAATTCGACGATCTCGAAGATCTGCTCAAACGGATGGACCAATGA